From Planococcus halocryophilus, the proteins below share one genomic window:
- a CDS encoding PadR family transcriptional regulator, with protein sequence MDTQKMLKKYVPMTETAFYILLSLTTPRHGYGIIKHVEDLTAGRLILGSGTVYGTLTKMQKDGVIVVFADEQRKTVYEITFTGKQLMTQEIQRLKELHQNALTFEEDFQ encoded by the coding sequence ATGGATACTCAAAAAATGTTAAAAAAGTATGTGCCCATGACGGAAACTGCTTTTTATATCTTGTTGTCTTTAACAACGCCTCGCCATGGTTATGGCATTATTAAACATGTAGAAGATCTTACAGCGGGAAGACTTATCCTTGGATCAGGCACTGTATATGGCACCTTAACAAAAATGCAAAAAGATGGTGTCATCGTAGTGTTCGCAGACGAACAACGAAAAACGGTTTATGAAATCACCTTCACTGGCAAACAATTAATGACTCAAGAAATACAAAGACTAAAAGAGTTACATCAAAATGCACTGACTTTTGAGGAGGATTTCCAATGA
- a CDS encoding quaternary amine ABC transporter ATP-binding protein: MSVIKVEELSKVFGKNTKQALKMLEEGKTKEEILKLTNSTVGVNRASFSVEAGEIFVIMGLSGSGKSTLVRLLNRLIDPTEGKVYIDGENLAAMNKKDLRRVRRTKMSMVFQNFALFPYLSVLDNAAYGLEIQGIDKVERNEKAKKSLEMVGLDGYLEQLPAQLSGGMQQRVGLARALANDPEVMLMDEAFSALDPLIRKEMQDELLDLQETMKKTIIFITHDLDEALRIGDKIALMKDGSIVQVGTPEEILVNPANDYVKKFVQDVDRSKVLTAFNIMKRPETINIDKHGPRVALERMKEEGISSIYVTDSKRNLKGYVTADDASLALKGDLKSLVSILKTDAPTVTKETLMKAIFEISHNSPVPIPVVEGGKLLGIIVRGAVISALAGQSEVNRNNA; this comes from the coding sequence ATGTCAGTTATCAAAGTAGAAGAATTATCGAAAGTATTCGGTAAAAATACCAAACAAGCATTGAAGATGCTTGAAGAAGGAAAGACAAAAGAAGAAATTTTAAAACTGACAAATAGTACAGTAGGCGTCAATCGTGCTTCTTTTTCAGTAGAAGCCGGTGAAATATTTGTCATCATGGGTCTTTCGGGTAGCGGAAAATCGACATTAGTTCGCTTATTGAATCGTTTGATCGACCCAACAGAAGGCAAGGTTTACATTGACGGCGAAAACTTGGCAGCGATGAATAAGAAAGACTTGCGTCGAGTGCGTCGTACAAAAATGAGTATGGTGTTCCAAAATTTTGCGCTGTTTCCGTACCTTTCAGTTTTGGACAATGCTGCATATGGCTTGGAAATCCAAGGGATTGATAAAGTCGAGAGAAACGAAAAGGCGAAGAAATCTTTGGAAATGGTTGGTCTTGATGGCTATCTCGAGCAATTACCAGCCCAACTTTCTGGTGGTATGCAACAGCGTGTTGGATTAGCAAGAGCGTTGGCAAACGACCCAGAAGTGATGCTGATGGATGAAGCCTTCTCGGCGCTTGATCCACTGATACGCAAAGAAATGCAGGATGAATTATTGGATTTACAGGAAACGATGAAGAAAACCATCATTTTCATTACCCACGATTTGGATGAGGCATTGCGCATCGGCGACAAGATAGCATTGATGAAAGACGGCTCTATTGTTCAGGTTGGCACGCCAGAAGAAATATTAGTCAACCCGGCAAATGATTATGTTAAAAAGTTCGTCCAAGATGTTGATCGTTCAAAAGTCTTAACTGCATTCAATATCATGAAGCGACCTGAAACCATTAACATTGATAAACATGGTCCGCGTGTCGCGTTGGAAAGAATGAAAGAAGAAGGCATTTCAAGTATCTATGTCACAGACAGCAAACGAAATTTAAAAGGGTACGTCACAGCAGATGATGCTTCTCTTGCTTTAAAGGGGGATCTAAAAAGTCTAGTGAGTATTTTGAAGACCGATGCTCCGACTGTTACGAAAGAAACCTTGATGAAGGCGATATTTGAAATCAGCCATAATTCGCCTGTTCCGATTCCTGTAGTAGAAGGTGGAAAGTTACTTGGCATCATCGTCCGCGGTGCAGTTATTTCAGCGCTTGCTGGTCAAAGTGAGGTGAATCGCAACAATGCTTAA
- a CDS encoding ABC transporter permease, giving the protein MLNFMENIPEIPLAPYVSKFTSWISDTFAFLFDPLKNEFGDGLEDFADMLAAVPPVIVILIVALIAFFISGKRIGLASFSLVGLLLVWNQGLWEELMLSFTLVLVASILSIVIGVPIGILMSKSKAAESIITPILDFMQTMPAFVYLIPAVAFFSIGMVPGIFASLIFATPPTVRFTNLGIRQVSKELVEASEAFGSTGAQKLFKVELPMAKPTIMAGINQTVMLSLSMVVIASMIGAPGLGREVLSALQRADVGTGFVAGLGIVILAIIIDRFTQSFTGKKRV; this is encoded by the coding sequence ATGCTTAATTTTATGGAAAACATCCCAGAAATTCCGTTAGCTCCATATGTTTCGAAATTCACAAGTTGGATTTCGGATACATTCGCTTTCTTGTTTGACCCTCTCAAAAATGAGTTTGGGGATGGCTTGGAAGACTTTGCGGATATGTTGGCGGCGGTTCCGCCGGTGATTGTTATTTTAATTGTTGCTTTAATCGCATTCTTCATTAGCGGGAAGCGGATTGGCTTGGCCTCATTTTCACTAGTTGGGTTATTGCTTGTTTGGAACCAAGGGTTATGGGAAGAATTGATGCTATCGTTTACATTGGTTCTAGTCGCTAGTATATTATCGATTGTCATAGGCGTGCCAATTGGTATTTTGATGTCGAAAAGCAAAGCTGCCGAAAGCATCATTACGCCAATTCTTGACTTTATGCAAACCATGCCGGCTTTTGTGTACTTGATTCCGGCAGTCGCTTTTTTCAGTATCGGAATGGTTCCTGGTATTTTTGCATCATTGATTTTTGCCACACCTCCGACCGTTCGTTTTACGAACCTCGGGATTCGACAAGTTTCAAAAGAATTGGTGGAAGCTTCCGAAGCTTTTGGAAGCACCGGCGCACAAAAACTCTTTAAAGTGGAACTGCCAATGGCAAAACCCACAATCATGGCTGGCATTAACCAAACTGTGATGCTGTCACTATCGATGGTCGTCATTGCCTCGATGATTGGTGCACCTGGCCTTGGCCGTGAAGTACTTTCTGCCTTACAGCGTGCAGATGTAGGAACCGGATTTGTAGCGGGCTTGGGAATTGTCATTTTAGCCATTATCATTGACCGCTTTACGCAAAGTTTTACCGGTAAAAAAAGAGTGTAA
- a CDS encoding glycine betaine ABC transporter substrate-binding protein — MVNSKWKKLGLMFVVMPTLALAACGDEDENAETGTDEGSDSEEVNYGEEMGYKITGIEPGSGVVASTEASTEEYENLEGWEVVTSSSGAMATALGEAIDNEEPIIVTGWSPHWKFQKYDLKYLEDPQGIFGDAETIKTMARKGLEEENPEAYKILDQFEWTPADIESIMLKVSDGADIEEAAASWIEENADKVAEWTDGTEQVDGTEVELAYVEWDTEVASTNVVGKVLEDQGFDVTLTPLDNAVMWQAVSEGQADGMVAAWLPGTHATQLETYGDDVVDLGVNLEGAKIGLVVPAYMDIDSIEDLTPAE; from the coding sequence ATGGTAAACTCGAAGTGGAAAAAATTAGGTCTTATGTTTGTGGTAATGCCAACACTAGCTTTAGCAGCATGTGGTGATGAAGACGAAAATGCAGAGACAGGAACTGATGAAGGTTCTGATTCTGAAGAAGTGAACTATGGTGAAGAAATGGGCTACAAAATTACTGGTATTGAACCAGGTTCAGGTGTAGTTGCTTCAACTGAAGCTTCAACTGAAGAGTACGAAAACCTTGAAGGTTGGGAAGTTGTTACGTCGTCAAGTGGCGCAATGGCTACAGCTTTAGGCGAAGCGATTGATAACGAAGAACCGATTATTGTTACAGGCTGGAGCCCACACTGGAAGTTCCAAAAGTACGATTTGAAATACTTGGAAGATCCACAAGGCATCTTCGGAGATGCTGAAACAATCAAAACAATGGCTCGTAAAGGATTAGAAGAAGAAAATCCAGAAGCTTATAAAATTCTCGATCAGTTCGAGTGGACACCTGCTGACATCGAAAGCATCATGTTGAAAGTTTCAGACGGTGCAGACATTGAAGAAGCGGCAGCATCATGGATAGAAGAAAATGCTGATAAAGTTGCTGAATGGACGGACGGTACAGAACAAGTAGATGGTACAGAAGTTGAATTGGCTTATGTGGAATGGGATACAGAAGTCGCTTCAACAAACGTTGTCGGCAAAGTATTAGAAGACCAAGGATTTGATGTAACTTTGACGCCGCTTGATAACGCAGTTATGTGGCAAGCTGTTTCTGAAGGTCAAGCGGATGGCATGGTAGCTGCATGGCTTCCTGGAACACATGCAACTCAGCTTGAAACTTATGGCGATGATGTAGTGGACTTAGGGGTCAACCTAGAAGGCGCTAAAATCGGTCTTGTGGTTCCGGCTTACATGGACATAGATTCTATTGAAGATTTAACACCAGCGGAATAA
- a CDS encoding YjiH family protein yields MTLLQSEKKTIESIDTWKFLIPSIIGALLFLCPIPYNGQITIGVGILASFLLTTFGDVIPAFIIILLGFSAVASITATALKPAFVQNSTFLRATFINGPFGLIVRILAFVFGIMAFYEVGPEAIASRNTGGVVLYDLAPVLLTWFLFAGILLPLLVEFGLMEFVGTLLNKFMRPVFTLPGRSSIDAMASWMGAAPVGVLVTMKQYDEGNYSGREASVIATTFSIASVAFSLVVANVVGIGHLFFPFYLAVSVACLVAAIIMPRIPPLSRKKDDYYAPVGKQVDDTIPEGASLFQWGFDEARRKASSAASPKKLAKMGIETVLDIWLALIPLVFALGTIALIVAEYTPLFKIISYPLIPVLTMFGLPEAAEAAPTFLVGFADMFLPAVLGGGIESELTRFVLAGVSLTQIIYMSEIGILILRSNIPVKFWELAVIFVLRTIITLPILVLFAHLFV; encoded by the coding sequence ATGACTTTGTTACAAAGCGAAAAAAAGACGATTGAATCGATTGATACGTGGAAGTTCTTAATACCTTCCATTATTGGAGCATTGCTGTTCTTGTGTCCGATCCCTTATAACGGACAGATAACAATTGGTGTCGGCATTTTGGCCTCTTTCCTATTAACAACGTTCGGCGATGTGATTCCTGCATTCATCATTATCCTGCTTGGCTTCTCTGCTGTTGCAAGCATCACAGCAACAGCTTTAAAGCCAGCTTTCGTCCAGAACTCAACGTTTTTACGCGCTACATTTATTAATGGACCTTTCGGTTTAATCGTTCGGATTCTTGCTTTTGTATTTGGTATCATGGCTTTTTATGAAGTTGGTCCTGAAGCGATTGCTTCACGCAATACAGGGGGTGTGGTGCTTTACGATTTGGCTCCTGTCCTATTAACTTGGTTCTTGTTCGCCGGAATTTTGTTACCATTACTTGTTGAATTCGGCTTAATGGAGTTTGTCGGTACCTTACTCAACAAATTCATGCGTCCTGTCTTCACTTTACCTGGCCGTTCTTCGATCGATGCGATGGCATCATGGATGGGCGCAGCACCCGTTGGTGTTTTAGTAACAATGAAGCAATACGATGAAGGAAACTACTCAGGGCGTGAAGCTTCTGTTATCGCAACAACGTTTTCGATTGCCTCTGTTGCTTTTAGTTTAGTTGTCGCAAATGTTGTCGGCATTGGTCATTTGTTCTTCCCATTCTATTTGGCTGTATCGGTTGCTTGCTTAGTAGCAGCAATTATTATGCCACGCATTCCGCCATTGTCTCGCAAAAAAGATGACTACTATGCGCCAGTTGGCAAACAAGTTGACGATACCATTCCTGAAGGCGCATCCCTATTTCAATGGGGATTTGATGAAGCTCGTCGCAAAGCAAGTAGCGCGGCAAGCCCGAAAAAACTTGCTAAAATGGGAATCGAAACGGTGCTTGATATTTGGTTAGCACTGATTCCACTTGTTTTTGCTCTTGGTACAATCGCTTTGATCGTGGCAGAATACACACCACTTTTCAAAATTATTTCTTATCCATTAATTCCAGTACTGACAATGTTTGGATTGCCTGAAGCAGCTGAAGCAGCTCCTACGTTCCTGGTTGGATTTGCAGATATGTTCTTGCCAGCCGTACTTGGTGGTGGCATTGAAAGCGAATTGACACGCTTTGTTCTTGCAGGCGTTTCGTTAACACAAATTATTTATATGTCTGAGATTGGTATTTTGATTTTACGCTCGAATATTCCTGTTAAGTTCTGGGAACTGGCAGTGATCTTTGTATTACGTACAATCATAACGTTACCAATTCTTGTATTGTTCGCGCACCTATTTGTATAA
- a CDS encoding sigma 54-interacting transcriptional regulator, whose product MNTLFLLPNTNEEIIETYDEDIIVTTREGRIIKASPRSGDAYGVAAEDLLGKSVYDLEAAGVFSPAITPLVLKQKKKVVIRQNTPSGKKALITGIPLFNDSGEVDFVVSYSYDMSQLMVMKEYLVNLESEMSKVKGELAHLRNQQLHVEGCVMESPSSSRALQTAIKMAQLEVPVVICGEPGTGKTSLAKFIHSQSSRQKSAFIEVNCSAIPESVFEISFTGLSDEGYMNLAAGGTLVLNEIEQLSPASQAALFKILQQPHTARVIAISTTSIEQAVTAGKFREDLFYLLHLASIELFPLRERPDDLDQTISRVVEELNQKYHQQKSISDDLYFHLLQLPWKGNFRELRNVVERSFIESESELITLDDLPITYQPDADERIGFELHGQTLPHILESVEKKVILNAQKRYRTTTEMANILGISQPSVVRKLKKYTNTSIGGEII is encoded by the coding sequence ATGAATACTTTATTTCTACTTCCCAATACTAACGAAGAAATTATCGAAACGTATGATGAAGACATTATCGTGACTACACGAGAAGGCCGCATCATTAAAGCTTCCCCGCGCAGTGGCGACGCTTATGGTGTAGCGGCCGAAGACTTGCTTGGAAAATCTGTTTACGACTTAGAAGCAGCAGGGGTTTTTTCTCCTGCCATCACACCTCTCGTATTAAAACAAAAGAAAAAAGTGGTTATCAGACAAAATACGCCTTCTGGAAAAAAAGCACTGATTACCGGTATTCCTCTTTTCAATGATAGCGGTGAAGTGGATTTTGTCGTCAGTTATTCTTATGACATGTCCCAATTGATGGTCATGAAAGAATATCTTGTAAATCTTGAATCGGAAATGTCTAAAGTTAAAGGAGAGCTTGCTCACCTCCGTAACCAGCAACTTCACGTTGAAGGGTGCGTTATGGAAAGTCCTTCATCAAGCCGCGCACTTCAAACAGCCATCAAAATGGCGCAGCTCGAAGTTCCTGTGGTAATTTGCGGAGAACCTGGTACTGGAAAAACATCACTGGCTAAATTTATCCACTCGCAGAGCAGCCGACAAAAATCGGCTTTTATCGAAGTCAATTGCAGTGCGATTCCTGAATCGGTATTTGAAATTAGCTTTACGGGGTTAAGTGATGAAGGTTATATGAACTTAGCTGCCGGTGGAACGCTGGTACTTAATGAAATTGAACAGCTATCACCTGCATCACAAGCAGCATTATTTAAAATTTTGCAACAACCACACACTGCGCGTGTAATCGCTATTAGTACTACTTCAATTGAACAAGCTGTTACTGCTGGAAAGTTTCGCGAAGACTTGTTTTATTTACTACACTTAGCTTCAATTGAATTGTTTCCATTAAGAGAACGACCCGATGATTTAGATCAGACCATTAGTCGTGTAGTAGAAGAACTAAATCAAAAGTACCACCAACAAAAATCAATTTCTGATGATTTGTATTTTCATTTATTGCAGTTGCCATGGAAAGGGAATTTCCGGGAGTTACGCAATGTCGTAGAACGTAGCTTTATCGAAAGTGAATCAGAACTCATCACGCTCGATGACCTTCCCATTACCTACCAACCTGATGCAGATGAACGTATTGGCTTTGAACTTCACGGTCAAACACTTCCTCATATTTTGGAGTCGGTCGAAAAGAAAGTAATACTAAACGCACAAAAGCGTTACCGGACAACAACTGAAATGGCGAATATTCTAGGGATTAGCCAACCATCTGTCGTTCGCAAACTAAAAAAATATACAAACACATCTATCGGGGGGGAAATTATATGA
- a CDS encoding Abi family protein, producing the protein MRNVKDFATHEEQLEILEKRGLQVIDKAAAKRILSRENYYALIDGYKEPFLEHDIKLNPYGLERYQEETEFSHIYALHRFDRDLRMLLLNELLKFEKNIKSKLAYRFSEKFKEAGSFLEPGNYSEDSQHHHERDRIISTLDNLIKSHKKRDKVRYPAIREFYDKHKDVPLWVLVNFLSLGQITHFYTVIDEELRDKIARDFAEEYSEQYDLVSLKAGELDAILRIVFPYRNKSAHEEILYRYHLTHPVELDELEKRLEMDEGSLSGATVFSLLSLVKLTSTKADYDQFSLKLTQLINELKASVQTQAFTKIMNDAGFNG; encoded by the coding sequence ATGAGAAATGTGAAGGATTTTGCTACTCACGAGGAGCAGCTAGAAATACTCGAGAAGCGTGGTTTACAAGTAATTGATAAAGCCGCTGCGAAACGAATTTTGTCGCGCGAAAATTATTATGCGTTAATCGATGGCTATAAAGAACCTTTTCTTGAGCACGATATAAAGCTCAATCCCTATGGTTTAGAACGTTATCAAGAAGAGACTGAGTTTAGCCACATTTATGCGTTGCATCGTTTTGATCGGGATTTACGGATGTTGTTGCTAAATGAATTGTTAAAGTTCGAAAAAAATATAAAGTCGAAATTAGCTTATCGCTTTTCTGAAAAATTCAAAGAAGCAGGAAGCTTTTTAGAGCCGGGTAATTACAGTGAAGATAGCCAACATCATCATGAACGAGATCGCATCATTTCAACACTCGATAACTTAATCAAAAGTCATAAAAAACGTGACAAAGTGAGGTATCCAGCTATTCGAGAGTTTTACGATAAACATAAAGATGTACCTCTTTGGGTCTTGGTCAACTTTTTATCACTTGGTCAAATTACTCACTTTTATACGGTTATTGACGAAGAGTTACGTGACAAAATTGCCCGTGATTTTGCTGAGGAATACAGCGAGCAATACGATTTGGTAAGCTTGAAGGCGGGGGAGTTAGATGCTATTTTGCGCATCGTTTTCCCATATCGCAATAAATCAGCACATGAGGAAATCCTATACCGTTACCACTTAACACATCCAGTAGAATTAGATGAACTAGAGAAAAGATTGGAAATGGATGAAGGAAGCTTGAGTGGTGCCACAGTTTTTTCTTTACTTTCTCTAGTAAAACTTACATCTACAAAAGCTGATTACGACCAGTTTTCGTTAAAACTAACTCAATTAATCAATGAACTTAAGGCTTCCGTTCAGACACAGGCATTTACAAAAATTATGAACGATGCGGGTTTTAATGGATGA
- a CDS encoding DUF1697 domain-containing protein: MNYVALLRGINVGGKNKVEMKKLIQAFEEVGMTQVTTYINSGNVVFSSTNNSKETIATILEKAIYSHFDLQIHVLVYGSAEFLKIAQSVPENWSNDQDMKSDVLFLWQDVDDQTILNQLTIKPDIDRVIYVPGAILWSVNKDLVTRSGLGKIVGTALYRRVTVRNVNTVRQISVLLESI, from the coding sequence ATGAACTATGTGGCATTGTTGCGAGGCATTAATGTAGGCGGGAAAAACAAAGTAGAAATGAAAAAACTAATACAAGCATTTGAAGAAGTGGGCATGACACAAGTCACTACGTATATCAATTCTGGAAATGTCGTTTTTTCCTCGACAAATAATTCTAAAGAAACTATAGCAACCATTTTAGAAAAAGCGATTTACAGTCATTTCGATTTGCAGATTCATGTATTGGTTTATGGATCAGCGGAATTTCTAAAGATTGCACAATCAGTTCCGGAAAATTGGTCAAACGATCAAGACATGAAAAGTGATGTATTGTTTTTATGGCAAGATGTTGACGATCAAACCATTTTAAATCAATTAACCATCAAACCTGATATTGATCGTGTCATATACGTGCCTGGTGCAATTCTTTGGTCGGTTAATAAAGACCTAGTTACAAGAAGTGGACTGGGGAAAATCGTTGGAACGGCTCTTTATAGACGTGTAACGGTTCGTAATGTAAATACAGTTAGGCAAATATCAGTGTTACTAGAGAGTATATAA
- the mug gene encoding G/U mismatch-specific DNA glycosylase, whose protein sequence is MQLERIPDYLQQDLKILFVGFNPSIRSSETGYHYANPNNRFWKILYKAGLTPRTYLPEENSELLALGFGLTNIVDRPTKEAAEISKKEYAEGAKLLEEKIRRLQPQAVCFVGKGVYQQFSKRKIVLWGVQPEPVIPGVVEYVAPSSSGLVRMKLHDIVEIYRGLNNYR, encoded by the coding sequence TTGCAATTAGAACGGATTCCTGATTATTTGCAGCAAGATTTGAAGATTTTATTTGTTGGCTTTAATCCGAGCATCCGATCGTCTGAAACCGGCTATCATTATGCCAATCCGAATAATCGATTCTGGAAAATCCTCTACAAAGCTGGCTTGACTCCGCGGACATATTTACCAGAAGAAAATAGTGAATTGCTCGCTCTCGGATTCGGCTTAACAAATATCGTCGATCGCCCTACCAAAGAAGCCGCTGAAATTTCAAAAAAAGAATATGCGGAAGGTGCCAAATTATTAGAGGAGAAAATTAGAAGGCTACAGCCACAAGCAGTTTGTTTTGTCGGCAAAGGCGTTTATCAGCAATTTAGCAAACGAAAAATCGTTTTATGGGGTGTTCAGCCAGAACCTGTCATTCCAGGGGTCGTTGAATATGTGGCCCCATCATCGAGTGGTTTAGTGCGTATGAAATTACATGATATTGTTGAGATCTATCGTGGTTTGAATAATTATCGTTAA
- a CDS encoding TM2 domain-containing protein — translation MKNKLAAALLAIFLGDFGAHKFYLGRPGMGVLYLLFFWTGIPAVIGVIEGILYLLQSDKDFQEKYSKH, via the coding sequence ATGAAAAACAAATTGGCCGCCGCATTACTCGCTATCTTTCTTGGCGACTTTGGGGCTCACAAATTCTATCTAGGGCGTCCAGGCATGGGTGTTCTTTATCTGTTGTTCTTTTGGACAGGCATTCCAGCTGTGATTGGTGTCATTGAAGGAATTCTTTATCTTTTACAATCAGATAAAGATTTTCAGGAAAAATACAGTAAACATTAA
- a CDS encoding glycoside hydrolase family 13 protein, with amino-acid sequence MDRKWWKEAVAYQVYPRSFKDSNSDGVGDINGVTSKLDYLKDLGIDVIWICPMYKSPNDDNGYDISDYQEIMDEFGTMADFDRLLEEVHARGMKLIIDLVINHTSDEHPWFMESRASKDNDKRDWYIWSDEPTNWESIFGGPAWEYDQETKQYYLHLFSKKQPDLNWGNPEVRQALYDMVNWWLDKGIDGFRVDAISHIKKELSDVEDPEQNLYVPAWEKMMNVKGIQPLLAELRDETFAKHDIMTVGEANGVQADDINEWISEDDGKFNMVFQFESMSLWDTDSTTGIDVPKLKEVLTKWQKAVEGHGWNALFIENHDKPRIVSTWGNDREFWRESATAIACMYFFMQGTPFIYQGQEIGMTNAPFDELEHYNDIQTHSLYHFNRSEGMEHDDVMTIIKAQSRDHSRTPMQWDASPNAGFSDAEPWLRVNPNYEEINVAAQLRDPHSILWFYRKMIWLRKQQDVLVYGNYELQDVGHESIYAYTRTNEDKTVLVITNLTEYACYWDEPESARCLLSNYQQLDPKQLMPYEARVYEL; translated from the coding sequence ATGGATAGAAAATGGTGGAAAGAAGCAGTTGCATATCAAGTATACCCGAGAAGTTTTAAGGATTCGAATAGTGATGGTGTCGGAGATATCAACGGTGTGACGAGCAAGTTGGATTATTTAAAGGATCTTGGGATTGATGTAATTTGGATTTGTCCAATGTACAAGTCACCAAATGACGACAACGGCTATGACATTAGCGATTATCAGGAAATTATGGATGAGTTTGGGACAATGGCGGATTTTGATCGCCTTTTAGAAGAAGTACACGCGCGCGGGATGAAGTTGATTATCGATTTGGTTATCAATCATACAAGTGATGAACACCCGTGGTTTATGGAGTCACGCGCTTCAAAAGATAACGACAAGCGCGACTGGTATATTTGGAGCGATGAGCCGACCAACTGGGAAAGTATTTTTGGGGGACCTGCTTGGGAATACGATCAAGAAACAAAACAATATTATTTGCATTTATTTTCTAAAAAGCAGCCGGACTTAAACTGGGGAAATCCAGAAGTGCGACAAGCATTATACGATATGGTCAATTGGTGGCTAGACAAAGGAATCGACGGCTTCCGTGTGGATGCCATCAGTCACATTAAAAAAGAGTTGAGCGATGTGGAAGACCCTGAACAGAATTTGTATGTGCCAGCTTGGGAGAAAATGATGAATGTTAAAGGGATTCAGCCATTACTTGCGGAACTGCGTGATGAAACATTTGCGAAACACGATATCATGACAGTAGGCGAGGCAAATGGTGTTCAAGCTGACGACATTAATGAGTGGATTTCAGAGGATGATGGGAAATTTAATATGGTGTTTCAGTTTGAAAGTATGAGCTTATGGGACACTGATTCAACAACAGGAATCGATGTGCCGAAACTAAAAGAAGTACTGACCAAATGGCAAAAAGCTGTAGAAGGACATGGCTGGAATGCACTTTTTATCGAAAATCACGACAAACCGCGCATTGTCTCTACATGGGGGAATGACCGGGAATTCTGGCGTGAAAGTGCCACAGCAATCGCTTGCATGTATTTCTTTATGCAAGGAACGCCATTTATCTATCAGGGCCAAGAAATCGGTATGACTAATGCACCGTTTGATGAACTAGAGCATTACAATGATATCCAAACCCATAGCCTTTACCATTTCAATCGTTCAGAAGGTATGGAACACGACGATGTAATGACGATCATCAAAGCACAAAGTCGCGATCATTCACGCACCCCAATGCAATGGGATGCCAGCCCGAACGCCGGATTTTCGGATGCCGAGCCTTGGTTGCGTGTCAATCCAAATTACGAAGAAATCAATGTTGCAGCGCAGCTTCGCGATCCGCATTCGATTCTCTGGTTTTACCGGAAGATGATTTGGTTGCGTAAACAACAAGATGTTCTAGTCTATGGCAACTACGAGTTACAGGACGTAGGTCACGAGTCGATTTATGCTTATACGCGCACGAATGAAGATAAAACCGTATTGGTCATCACCAATTTGACGGAGTACGCTTGTTACTGGGATGAACCGGAATCGGCACGCTGCTTGTTGAGCAACTATCAGCAGCTCGATCCGAAACAATTGATGCCTTATGAAGCACGCGTTTACGAATTGTGA